The following are encoded in a window of Scophthalmus maximus strain ysfricsl-2021 chromosome 6, ASM2237912v1, whole genome shotgun sequence genomic DNA:
- the LOC118309439 gene encoding SH3 and cysteine-rich domain-containing protein 3-like produces MAHYDPLDDKDSVDIHDNLPLPDNAVKEEDNTVYFVYDEEVEEEEKEEPPPPEPVRPVNDRPHKFKDHYCKTPKFCDVCARMIVLNNKFALRCKNCKTSIHHQCQSYVEFQKCFGKIPPGFRRAYSSPLYSSQQNATVSQLLPFSQSNRTDPVFETLRTGVIMANKERKKGPEDKKNVMMMMMEEDESQPKQEDEGGEGANTEGDKRGDKAPADDKSKKLQPGKIGVFSQSHYYLALYRFKAVEKDDLDVLAGDRITVTDDSNEEWWRGKIGERTGFIPANYIIRVRAGEMVYKVTRSFVGNREMGQITLKKDQIVVKKGEDVNGYLKVSTGRKLGFFPANLLQEI; encoded by the exons TCCCCGACAACGCggtgaaagaggaggacaacacg GTCTACTTCGTCTACGACGAggaggtagaagaggaggagaaagaggagccTCCTCCCCCGGAGCCGGTGAGACCGGTGAACGACAGGCCGCACAAGTTCAAGGACCACTACTGCAAGACGCCAAAGTTTTGCGACGTCTGCGCGCGCATGATCGTTT tgaacaACAAGTTTGCGCTGCGATGTAAGAATTGCAAAACCAGCATCCACCACCAGTGTCAGTCCTACGTGGAGTTCCAGAAGTGTTTTGGCAAAATT CCTCCGGGATTCCGGCGAGCGTACAGCTCTCCTCTGTACAGCAGTCAGCAGAATGCGACAGTCTCCCAGCTGCTGCCCTTTT CACAGTCGAACCGCACTGACCCCGTGTTTGAGACGCTGCGCACCGGCGTCATCATGGCCAACAAGGAGCGGAAGAAAGGCCCGGAGGACAAGAAGAAC gtgatgatgatgatgatggaggaagATGAGTCCCAGCCCAAacaggaggatgagggaggtgaaggag CGAACACGGAGGGAGACAAAAGGGGCGACAAAGCTCCTGCTGACGACAAG agtAAAAAGCTTCAGCCGGGGAAGATCGGTGTGTTCAGTCAGTCCCACTACTATCTGGCTCTCTATCGCTTCAAGGCCGTGGAGAAAGACGACCTGGACGTGCT TGCCGGGGACCGAATCACAGTGACAGACGACTCCAATGAAGAGTGGTGGAGG GGGAAGATCGGAGAGAGAACGGGCTTCATACCTGCCAACTACATCATCCGAGTGCGAGCAGGGGAGATGGTCTACAAGGTGACGCGCTCCTTTGTCGGCAACAGAGAGATGGGCCAGATCACTCTGAAGAAAGaccag ATAGTGGTGAAGAAGGGGGAGGACGTGAACGGCTACCTGAAGGTCAGCACGGGACGCAAGCTCGGCTTCTTCCCCGCCAACCTGCTGCAGGAGATCTGA